The genomic DNA CACCCATGATGGGCCTCTTTGAGCGCTGCGGCATGCAGGTCGTGGATGTCGAGCGGCTTCCGATCCATCATGGACAATTGCGTGTCTTCGTGCAGCGAACGGGTGAAGGGCGTGTGCAGCCGAGCGTTGCTCGACAGCTTGACGTCGAGCGGAGTGCTGGTTTGGATCGGTTGGCCACCTTCCGGGCGTTTGCCGATCGCACGCAGCAGATCAAGCGGCAGCTGAAGGAGCGGTTGAGGCAGCTGCGCGCCGAGAGCAAGCGCGTGGCCGGCTATGGGGCGCCGGCGAAAGGCAGCACGTTGTTAGGGTTTCTTGAGTTGGGACCGCAAGAGATCGACTACATCGTGGATCGAAGCCCCCTCAAGCAGGGCCGGTTCACGCCCGGCTCGCACATTCCAATCGTGCCGGCAGAGCGCTTGCTTGAGGATCAGCCCGATGTGGTGGTCGTGCTCGCCTGGAATTTTCTCGACGAAATTATGGATCAGCAACAGGAATATCTGCGGCGTGGGGGGACATTTCTTCTTCCTGTGCCTGAGGTTCGCCTCATTACAGCCGAAAGCTCGCGCTTTCGGCATTCCGCGGCGACCCCGATGGTCACCGCTTCACGAGGAGAGGGTGCATGAGCCACGAGTTGCACGTCGTTGAAATCAAGCAAATCAACCTGGAGATGGCCGGAGGCTGCAACCTCAAATGCCCCATGTGCCCCCAGTCGTTCGGCCGGGAAAAGGATTTCTTGAAGCGGCTCCCGCTGGAAGAATTCCGCAAGATCATCGACCAGGCGATTCCCGTGGGGTTGAAGTATGTCAACCTCAGCGGCTCCGGCGAACCGCTGCTGCACACCGGCTTGGAGGAGGCGGTCCGCTACCTCAATGAGCGGGGCATTACGAGCATGATCTACACCAATGGGATCCGCTTGACTCCAGAGCGTTTTGAGAGCCTCTGCCAGGCCGGGTTGACGATTTGCAAAGTGTCCTGCCAGGGATGGGATCGGGACAGCTACGCCAAATGGATGTCGATCGACGCGTTTGACCAAGTGCGGCAGCAGCTCAAAGCGTGCGTCGCACTGCTGAAGACGAAGGGGTATGCCACCTTTCTCCAAACCAACCATCTCGTGCATGACTATGACCAGCGCGAGCACCAGACCCAGCAGTACGTGACCAATTGGGTCGAGTATCTGGGCGTGCAGGCGGAAATCTGGCTGGAGCACAACTGGTCCGGCCAGTATAAAGACGCGATCCCTCGGGAGAATATTTTTCAGGACCGGCCCAAGCGCACGTGCGGACGCCCGATGGGCGGGGTCTTGGAGATTCGCGCCGGAGGACTGGGCGGCAAATCGGGTGCTGTCGTGCCGTGCCCGTTCGTGCTGGGGCAGGACTCCAAAGCGGTCCTGGGGCATACGCAAGACACGCCCCTCATGGACATCGTCAACGGCGAGCCGATGCTCGCCTTGCGATCGGCGCACGTGCGCGGAGATTTCGATTCGGTGGACTACTGCCGCAACTGCGATCAATTGCTAGAGGTCAAAGAGTCGCTGGTGTGGACCAACATCCCCGGTCGCACGTATGGGCCGAGCCGAATCTCAGGAATTAATTACTTAAATCTGTCCGCGGCGCCATCGCCATGACGGGTCTTGCCTTCCCAACGACAGAGGTTGCGCCGATCACTACGGATCGGTTGGCGCTGCGCATGATATCAGCCGCTGATGTGACGCCGGTGTATGTTGCGTCGATGAACGATCCTGAGGTGGTGGGGTTGACCGAGGCGCGGCACGTGGTGTGGGACCATCAGCGGGTGGCGCAGTTCATTGAGCGATCCAACGTTGAAGGGGTGTCAACTTTGGTGGGGATCTTCCTGAAAGACACCGGACGCCATATCGGCAATCTGCGGTTGTTCAATTTCCATCCCGTGCATCGGCGGGCGGAGCTGAGCTTCGTCATTTTTGACAAGACCCAATGGTCGAAAGGCTATGCCACAGAGGCGGTCGGCGCGCTCTGCCGCTACGCGTTTGAGACGATGCGTTTGCACCGCATCCACGCGGACTATTACGCGACCAACCACGCCTCAGCCCGGTTGTTCCAGAAGGCGGGGTTCCAGGTCGAGGGCGTCTATCGAGGACATTTCTTCGCTGACGGACGATATGTGGATTCCATTCGAGTGGCAACACTGAATCCGACTGAGCAGCGCATATGACGCGCCCATTCATCCCATCGGCGGGTCCTTCGATGACGGAGCACGAAGTCCAGTTAGTGGCTCAGGCCGCCCGGGATGGCTGGTATCTTGGCATGATCAAGTACATTGAAGAATTTGAACGGCGATTCTCTGAGTACACCGGGATGACCTACTGCTTGGCCACGAATAGCTGCACGGCGGCCATTCACCTGGCGATGCTCGCCTTGCGTCTCGGGCCAGGGGATGAGGTGATCGTGCCGGATATCACCTGGGTCGCCTCGGCAGCCCCGGTGTGCTATGTGGGTGCTCGGCCTGTCTTGGTGGATATCGACCCGGTGACGTGGTGCATCTCGCCCGAGGCGTTTGAGCGCGCGATCACCCGGCGGACGAAAGCCGTTGTGGTCGTTGGCCTGCTGGGTAACATGCCGGAGATGGATGCGATTCGGACGATGGCCGCCAAGCGCGGGATTCCGATTATCGAGGACGCGGCTGAGTCGGCCGGAGCCACGTACCGCGGCAAAAAAGCCGGCACCTTCGGCACGATCAACGTCTTCAGCTTTAATGGCACGAAGCTGATGGTCACCGGCGAAGGCGGCATGTTCGCCACGAATGACAAGCGCTTGTACCTGCGCGCCAAAGGGCTCGCGCACCATGGCTTGCTGATGCAGGGCAAGCGATCAAAATTCTACTGGTCCTATGAGCTGGGGTACAAATACAAGATGACCAATGTCCAGGCGGCCCTGGGGTTGGCGCAATTGAGCCGGATCGACGAGCTGGTGGCGAAACGCCGGCAAAACTTTTTCTGGTATCACGAGCGGCTGAAGAGTGTCGAGGGTCTGCAGCTGAACCAGGAAGGCCCGCATGTGAACAGCACGTTTTGGATCGTGACCGGGATTGTGAGCCCGCGCTACCGGATAAAGAAGGAAGCGCTGGTCAGGAAGCTGGTTGAGCGGAAGATCGGCGGGCGCCCGTTTTTCTATCCGATCAGCGCGATGCCGCCGTTTACCGCGTACGGCCGGGGCCGATCGATGCGCAAGGCTAACCCGGTGTCGTATCGGATCTCCCCGTACGGCATCTGCCTGCCATCGTCCGCCGCGCTCACCGAAGCGGATGTGGACTATGTCTGCGAGCAGCTTATGGAGATTTTAACGGCGCGAACCGCGAAAGCGGTCCTGGTATGAGTAGCACTGAATCACTGACCGTGCTGATCCCGACCTACAACCGGCATCCCCAGCTGCTGCGGCTGCTGCGGTATGCCGCGACGGTCGGCTGCCCCTACCCGATGCGTGTGCTCGACTCCAGCAGCGATCCGCTGACATCAGTGGAGCTGCGCCGCGCGCTGGAAGCAGATCGTATCCGGCATGAGCGATGGGCGCCGTCGACACCACCCATGCAAAAGCTGCATGA from Candidatus Omnitrophota bacterium includes the following:
- a CDS encoding radical SAM protein, with the translated sequence MSHELHVVEIKQINLEMAGGCNLKCPMCPQSFGREKDFLKRLPLEEFRKIIDQAIPVGLKYVNLSGSGEPLLHTGLEEAVRYLNERGITSMIYTNGIRLTPERFESLCQAGLTICKVSCQGWDRDSYAKWMSIDAFDQVRQQLKACVALLKTKGYATFLQTNHLVHDYDQREHQTQQYVTNWVEYLGVQAEIWLEHNWSGQYKDAIPRENIFQDRPKRTCGRPMGGVLEIRAGGLGGKSGAVVPCPFVLGQDSKAVLGHTQDTPLMDIVNGEPMLALRSAHVRGDFDSVDYCRNCDQLLEVKESLVWTNIPGRTYGPSRISGINYLNLSAAPSP
- a CDS encoding GNAT family N-acetyltransferase, with translation MISAADVTPVYVASMNDPEVVGLTEARHVVWDHQRVAQFIERSNVEGVSTLVGIFLKDTGRHIGNLRLFNFHPVHRRAELSFVIFDKTQWSKGYATEAVGALCRYAFETMRLHRIHADYYATNHASARLFQKAGFQVEGVYRGHFFADGRYVDSIRVATLNPTEQRI
- a CDS encoding DegT/DnrJ/EryC1/StrS family aminotransferase is translated as MTEHEVQLVAQAARDGWYLGMIKYIEEFERRFSEYTGMTYCLATNSCTAAIHLAMLALRLGPGDEVIVPDITWVASAAPVCYVGARPVLVDIDPVTWCISPEAFERAITRRTKAVVVVGLLGNMPEMDAIRTMAAKRGIPIIEDAAESAGATYRGKKAGTFGTINVFSFNGTKLMVTGEGGMFATNDKRLYLRAKGLAHHGLLMQGKRSKFYWSYELGYKYKMTNVQAALGLAQLSRIDELVAKRRQNFFWYHERLKSVEGLQLNQEGPHVNSTFWIVTGIVSPRYRIKKEALVRKLVERKIGGRPFFYPISAMPPFTAYGRGRSMRKANPVSYRISPYGICLPSSAALTEADVDYVCEQLMEILTARTAKAVLV